From the genome of Haloplanus sp. XH21, one region includes:
- a CDS encoding IS5-like element ISHvo1 family transposase, with product MSKISRFTKKAVTLAKNVVGDRGEVAAPEGGGGFADYALVSLHCLRIYLDESYRNALDLLSEMPHICGEIGLEEGDLPDHSTLVKAFDRFQMKVWRVLLRLSAQLHDPSGHAAIDATFFDRENASKHYCRRTNYRVQTLKATALVDTQTQAVLDVHCTTEKTHDTQLGWQVASRNAGDLHSLAADKGYDWMRLREKLREEGVRPLIKHRIFRPIDHAHNARVDGPRYRQRSMCETVFSSIKRTHGDAVRARTWYREFRELVLKCVVHNIKRAAT from the coding sequence ATGTCGAAAATTTCCCGCTTCACGAAGAAGGCAGTCACGTTGGCTAAAAATGTTGTTGGTGACCGAGGCGAAGTCGCCGCCCCCGAAGGGGGTGGCGGCTTCGCCGACTACGCCCTCGTATCGCTGCACTGTCTGCGGATTTACCTTGATGAGTCGTACCGCAACGCATTGGATCTGCTGAGCGAAATGCCGCATATTTGTGGGGAGATCGGCCTCGAAGAGGGCGATCTCCCTGATCACTCGACGCTCGTTAAGGCGTTTGATAGGTTTCAGATGAAGGTCTGGCGAGTGCTGCTGCGCCTGTCGGCGCAGCTGCACGACCCCTCGGGTCACGCCGCCATTGATGCCACGTTTTTTGACCGCGAAAACGCTAGCAAGCACTACTGTCGCCGCACGAATTACCGCGTTCAGACACTCAAGGCGACGGCTCTCGTCGATACTCAAACTCAAGCTGTTCTAGACGTTCATTGTACGACCGAGAAAACCCACGACACACAACTCGGCTGGCAGGTCGCCTCCCGCAACGCAGGCGACCTGCACAGCCTCGCCGCTGACAAAGGCTACGACTGGATGCGATTACGCGAAAAACTACGAGAAGAAGGCGTAAGGCCGTTGATTAAACATCGCATCTTCCGGCCCATCGACCACGCGCATAACGCGCGGGTCGATGGGCCTCGATACCGTCAAAGATCGATGTGTGAGACCGTCTTCTCGTCGATCAAGCGCACGCACGGCGACGCCGTGCGTGCGCGAACGTGGTACCGAGAATTTCGTGAACTCGTCTTGAAATGTGTCGTTCATAACATCAAGCGTGCCGCAACATAG
- a CDS encoding flippase, producing MGTQKSIFKLFLSNGGKSILVFLGTAIFARELGPNNLGKYFLYMAFIGIVSVISDLGVRGALEKRISESSNGEGYLILGILLKILIILPVIITLYGFKSEIEGYLDANIFYLVIIGVFLLEFAHLPEAILRGQGRVGDTATPQFFRYAIWVVVGYILINMGFNYRGLVYSALLGLFAMGIWNGYRIEINPSLPNMGQIYSIIDYSKFNFISDLNWYLHNWTDVLIIGVFLTSLEVGGYEVAWRASMILTLLSGAVGTAIFPRVSYLDSKNQYEKITQLLKDSHVQSLLLTVPGFAGVFLLSEDILKFLFGEEYTFASLVLVILCCQKVLYSFYIVYSRALHGLDRPDLAARAKITSVISNIILNIIFVYYIGIIGAAFATLISFTINTLLVHKYLTSIINIEYPIVDILWIALATSGMGVCVYVSTIVLPIKGILSLVVVVFIGSATYMLIILLRESTREVVLRFIAEL from the coding sequence ATGGGGACTCAGAAATCCATATTTAAATTATTTTTGTCAAATGGTGGGAAATCAATCTTAGTTTTTCTTGGGACAGCCATATTTGCGAGAGAACTAGGCCCCAATAACTTAGGGAAATATTTTCTATATATGGCTTTCATCGGAATCGTATCTGTGATTAGTGATTTAGGCGTTCGGGGAGCACTTGAAAAACGAATTAGTGAGAGTAGTAATGGGGAAGGTTATCTTATATTAGGAATATTACTAAAGATTTTGATTATTCTGCCGGTGATTATAACCTTATATGGCTTCAAATCCGAGATAGAAGGTTATCTGGATGCAAATATATTCTATCTGGTTATTATAGGTGTATTTTTACTTGAGTTTGCTCATCTACCTGAAGCGATACTTAGAGGACAGGGGAGGGTGGGTGATACAGCGACTCCACAATTTTTCCGCTATGCGATCTGGGTAGTTGTAGGATATATACTAATAAATATGGGATTCAATTATCGAGGATTGGTCTATTCTGCACTCTTAGGTTTATTTGCAATGGGGATCTGGAACGGGTATAGGATTGAGATAAACCCATCACTTCCAAATATGGGTCAAATATATTCTATCATAGATTACTCAAAATTTAATTTTATATCTGATTTAAATTGGTACCTACATAATTGGACTGATGTATTGATAATAGGTGTTTTTCTCACCTCGTTGGAAGTTGGTGGTTACGAAGTTGCTTGGAGAGCAAGTATGATTCTTACATTATTGTCGGGTGCTGTTGGTACTGCTATATTCCCCCGTGTCAGCTATCTTGATTCTAAAAATCAATATGAGAAAATCACTCAGCTTCTTAAGGATAGTCATGTACAATCACTTTTACTTACTGTTCCTGGGTTCGCCGGTGTTTTTTTACTATCTGAAGATATTCTCAAATTTCTTTTTGGTGAAGAATACACTTTCGCTAGTCTGGTATTAGTAATTCTCTGTTGTCAGAAAGTTCTTTATAGTTTTTATATCGTATATTCGAGAGCATTACATGGGCTAGATCGCCCAGATCTAGCCGCGAGGGCTAAAATAACCAGTGTTATATCAAATATTATTTTGAATATAATATTCGTATATTATATAGGAATAATTGGTGCAGCATTCGCAACGCTAATATCCTTTACAATAAACACTTTACTTGTACATAAATATTTAACTTCAATTATTAACATTGAATATCCTATTGTAGACATCCTTTGGATTGCATTAGCAACTTCTGGAATGGGGGTGTGCGTTTATGTATCCACAATTGTTCTGCCAATCAAGGGCATCCTCTCACTAGTAGTGGTGGTATTTATTGGGTCAGCTACATATATGCTTATAATCCTTCTGAGGGAGAGCACAAGAGAGGTAGTCCTCAGATTTATTGCCGAGCTTTGA
- a CDS encoding VirB4 family type IV secretion system protein, producing the protein MRNVILQTGGGALGSVAGWLQNLTPAESAVPALVVGLGLGAGSKYLWDRFTADDEPDVDFTDVLDEETLEEGEAERKLLDDISESHKTVTAPGAVEWETRAARVGEQWTTTLYIANYADYPNDGYLSDLFEMTDVQFDLTAHITPKNQERARNELQDIADDLQVDADLEQSIRSAYLQERANEAAATYKAVENGANVFDQGMFITVRADEKDGLRDAVQTVKSALRDDPANLTPKTAICRQDLALQSAAPIGDNEFGRTSIALGGAVGALLSSPHNATILEEGGVEFGIHKDNQSPVVIDPFARDNGYAMFTVGDTGSGKSFSSKQNFIRSIEQSKDRIGIILEPLNNWAGVAEALDAKRITVGGTLGLNPLEIRETPEHVQRAMGEDASPFNEKLDDAMSFLTNFFALRGISLGDRRTTLELALKRAYKRQGITDDISTHDNPSPTIRDMMDVFEDMVDDPEEFVVRSDEEAGKIKEDATWLLDQLRPFEDDGRHANLGQESDFDIRDEKVIYLDLAQQEGSVDSSTALTMQLLISLVYERAKVSEKEVVFYIDEARYIMQDAASLAFLETVFRHHRHHDLSIRLVTQTVDEFFEHAESEAILDQCAVKQFHRLDGMDKEWADEFGLNYAQMRFVQDAVPGNEDAGFSEALVGVDGEWRGIQVKAMPKEKQVIDFEPTEQRRDSLPGTGENAVDAEVQAFQDDIESRATDNGQHTPERTPTETDGGETGGDDDA; encoded by the coding sequence ATGCGTAACGTGATCCTCCAGACTGGTGGTGGCGCGCTTGGCTCCGTCGCCGGGTGGCTCCAGAATCTGACGCCAGCAGAGAGTGCAGTACCTGCCCTTGTAGTGGGTCTCGGCCTTGGCGCCGGCAGTAAGTACCTCTGGGACCGCTTCACTGCGGATGATGAACCAGACGTGGACTTCACCGATGTCCTCGACGAGGAGACACTCGAAGAAGGCGAGGCCGAACGCAAGCTCCTCGACGACATCTCCGAGTCGCACAAAACCGTCACCGCGCCCGGAGCTGTCGAGTGGGAAACGCGAGCCGCACGGGTCGGCGAGCAGTGGACGACGACGCTGTACATCGCTAACTATGCCGACTATCCCAACGACGGGTATCTGAGCGACCTCTTCGAGATGACCGACGTCCAGTTCGATCTGACGGCCCACATCACGCCGAAAAATCAGGAGCGAGCCCGGAACGAACTACAGGACATCGCTGACGACCTCCAGGTCGATGCTGACCTCGAACAGAGTATCCGGAGCGCCTATCTCCAAGAGCGCGCCAACGAGGCCGCAGCGACGTACAAGGCCGTCGAGAACGGCGCGAACGTCTTCGACCAGGGGATGTTCATCACCGTCCGGGCCGACGAGAAAGACGGGCTCAGAGACGCTGTCCAGACGGTCAAGAGTGCGCTCCGCGACGACCCGGCGAACCTCACGCCGAAGACTGCCATCTGCCGGCAGGACCTCGCCCTCCAGTCCGCCGCACCCATCGGCGACAACGAGTTCGGCCGGACATCGATCGCCTTGGGCGGGGCTGTCGGCGCGTTACTCTCCTCGCCGCACAACGCGACGATCCTTGAGGAGGGCGGCGTCGAGTTCGGGATCCACAAGGACAACCAGAGCCCGGTGGTCATCGATCCGTTTGCCCGAGATAACGGGTACGCGATGTTCACCGTCGGCGACACGGGCTCGGGGAAGTCGTTCAGTTCCAAGCAGAACTTCATCCGCTCTATCGAGCAGAGCAAGGACCGAATCGGTATCATCCTTGAGCCATTGAACAACTGGGCCGGCGTCGCCGAAGCCCTCGATGCCAAACGGATCACGGTCGGCGGGACGCTCGGCCTCAATCCCCTGGAGATTCGAGAGACGCCCGAGCACGTCCAGCGAGCGATGGGCGAGGACGCCAGCCCGTTCAACGAGAAGCTCGACGACGCGATGAGCTTCCTCACGAACTTCTTCGCCCTTCGTGGTATCTCACTGGGCGACCGGCGGACGACGCTCGAACTCGCCCTCAAACGTGCCTACAAGCGTCAGGGCATCACCGACGACATCTCGACGCACGACAATCCGAGTCCGACCATCCGTGACATGATGGACGTATTCGAGGATATGGTCGACGACCCCGAGGAGTTCGTCGTCCGGTCCGACGAAGAGGCAGGGAAGATCAAGGAGGATGCGACGTGGTTGCTCGATCAGCTGCGCCCCTTCGAGGACGACGGACGCCACGCGAACCTCGGCCAGGAGTCAGACTTCGACATTCGGGACGAGAAGGTCATCTACCTCGACCTCGCCCAGCAGGAGGGCAGCGTCGACAGCAGCACGGCGCTGACGATGCAGCTGCTCATCTCGCTGGTCTACGAGCGAGCGAAAGTCTCGGAGAAGGAGGTCGTGTTCTACATCGACGAGGCGCGCTACATCATGCAGGACGCCGCGAGCCTAGCGTTCCTCGAGACGGTGTTCCGCCACCACCGTCACCACGACCTCTCGATCCGGCTGGTCACGCAGACCGTCGACGAGTTCTTCGAGCACGCCGAATCCGAGGCGATCTTGGACCAGTGTGCAGTCAAGCAGTTCCACCGCCTCGATGGGATGGACAAGGAGTGGGCCGACGAGTTCGGGCTGAACTACGCGCAGATGCGGTTCGTTCAGGACGCCGTTCCTGGCAACGAGGACGCCGGCTTCTCCGAGGCCCTAGTGGGCGTCGACGGCGAGTGGCGTGGGATCCAGGTCAAAGCGATGCCCAAGGAGAAGCAGGTCATCGACTTCGAGCCAACCGAGCAACGGCGAGATTCACTCCCGGGTACTGGCGAGAATGCTGTGGACGCGGAGGTGCAGGCGTTCCAAGACGATATTGAAAGCCGAGCGACCGACAACGGACAACACACACCTGAGCGGACGCCAACAGAGACTGATGGCGGTGAAACGGGAGGTGACGACGATGCGTGA
- a CDS encoding type IV secretory system conjugative DNA transfer family protein codes for MAVKREVTTMREYLRVTPTSERLNPERLPQALESLHKLTSTDSTGLADKLNPLHSDTPLRFEFLALSEGKDDPVEFYYGADDHLDTLEKRLRSIYPETFDIERTEVDIASRLVQPVEFDRETFVEHYEAGDLQYEFDPDEQYERGTDDNKQSGPGDAESVADGGTVGDQSADHIIEIGDTALELAPPDAIPEDEPLTTLAKPTVTSEGTILARPATESVSPLGVRWQGSATRKQDWMTSLSPFTADDEAELPAVDQPGGALASLVDHLMEATAPVAFQVVFQRRESWQSDADLRKEDVIDGRDTLAQEIIGSLFELDDQPENRDRNQLSDAVAKRVAAIEAKNPKRSFTANIRAVGIPSGGNGRDDLDERIQSLVPVFDPLDGPYYQVAAERVRDSGLRAATKERNARAALQRLLDREITTGRGKTRPEFVLSGRELAHFVLVPSSEQLTVEGTRGTRAEQQSRNPLPRPHQDLMREFRDGMAIGYALDDTGEAEDVPTHIPPGLLPTHYGRFGTTGSGKSKAIINDMLSLYDNTEGPTILIIPKNDDMAQNYMRAHARRFGMTDLEENVVHFPIPDVLPGFSFFDLEPSMESGRRREDAVQRKADHYEEILKLVMGTDRYERATVAPNLIKTLIKALFDEEYGRENGLYRASTDYFAHRQLEHVVDQLWEAGPPNENIGDAPRSSDEEVTRTIRRQLQLDSNTFANVMGGVGNRLAYISQDTHLRQIFNNTENQFDFRDVLDEDTVILFDLGDLRDDAARIMTGVILTNLDAALKDRKQALSQHPDDYVVNLLVDEAASVVVSDIMNDLLEKGRGFRLSVGLSMQFPEQMEAEGGRKIYLNALNNIGSSLIGKINVDRELARAMAHEEMDPADFANRIRSLPRGEWIASLPSPTFGETGPYPFSLEPLPIPPGHPESESPLTEREEEQFTETLSSMHGHISDEHGVPAATDTSTTSTPADGHEVLDIASDDLDVAIAKVVRSLQLREGCHEENGWVAVEAVDDKLRRLFDDVDAEPPSYDALADIRERSRYLDTTVDIDADELRIRLTEAGEEVSTPDTGSVQAAGGSAHDAALLQIEEELTALGFTVSILAQDGSEKPDARASHPDVDDRFAIEVETTTPENPAKVLTNLRKAQEAGDIPLFVVRPGNDETEWAKRVDGILTPPVRELQSGETRFYTTDSNLTFNGGATEEGGVTAVRPATDDENGTQNIWERDGDEIVLRDASGTEHIRLPSLEKLSKDRVPAIYSYDHAADEYVVYEPGEQHIYETKSAFEDDWVRVKKPFVPEAELPVPDYTRSTYGIVILHDEAESVVYEDGEKRPLSAITDGALRPAPPESAAADEPRSQTDQADEPVEEKQKDPSPPSFKAFVDEYLVQDPDEAVPKDDVFSLYTDWAEAHGIDDPLNKSWFTRKLNSHIEVDSTKKRIDGEPVRHYTGVRIRSEEESES; via the coding sequence ATGGCGGTGAAACGGGAGGTGACGACGATGCGTGAGTACCTTCGCGTGACGCCAACCTCCGAACGGCTCAATCCGGAGCGTCTGCCGCAGGCACTGGAGAGCCTCCACAAACTGACCTCAACGGACTCGACAGGGCTAGCTGACAAACTCAATCCGCTACATAGCGACACACCGCTACGCTTCGAATTCCTCGCGCTGAGCGAGGGGAAAGATGACCCCGTCGAATTCTACTACGGTGCCGACGACCATCTGGATACCCTGGAGAAACGGCTCCGGTCGATCTATCCCGAGACGTTCGACATCGAGCGTACCGAGGTCGACATCGCATCCCGACTCGTACAGCCTGTCGAATTCGACCGCGAGACATTCGTCGAGCACTATGAGGCGGGCGACCTCCAGTACGAATTCGACCCTGACGAGCAATACGAACGTGGCACTGACGACAACAAACAATCGGGGCCAGGGGACGCCGAATCAGTCGCGGATGGAGGAACGGTCGGTGACCAGTCTGCCGACCACATCATCGAGATCGGCGATACTGCCCTCGAACTCGCCCCACCAGATGCGATTCCCGAGGATGAGCCACTCACGACGCTTGCCAAACCAACGGTAACATCGGAGGGGACGATACTCGCCCGGCCAGCGACCGAATCCGTCTCCCCCCTCGGCGTGCGGTGGCAAGGGTCGGCGACTCGGAAGCAGGACTGGATGACCTCACTCTCACCATTTACTGCCGACGACGAAGCGGAACTCCCAGCCGTCGATCAGCCAGGAGGTGCGCTCGCGTCGCTCGTCGACCACCTAATGGAGGCGACAGCACCAGTAGCGTTCCAAGTCGTCTTCCAGCGACGCGAGAGCTGGCAGTCCGATGCCGACCTTCGCAAGGAGGACGTCATCGACGGCCGAGACACACTCGCTCAGGAGATTATTGGCTCCCTCTTCGAACTTGACGATCAGCCGGAGAACCGGGACAGAAACCAGCTGAGCGACGCGGTTGCAAAACGTGTCGCGGCAATCGAGGCGAAAAATCCGAAGCGGTCGTTCACCGCGAACATCCGAGCAGTCGGGATTCCATCCGGTGGTAACGGTCGCGATGATCTCGATGAGCGGATACAGTCACTTGTCCCGGTATTCGACCCGCTTGACGGGCCGTACTACCAGGTTGCGGCCGAACGGGTACGCGACAGCGGCTTGCGGGCAGCCACGAAAGAACGAAACGCCCGAGCGGCGCTGCAGCGGCTCTTGGATCGTGAGATCACGACCGGCCGTGGGAAGACCCGACCCGAGTTCGTGCTGAGTGGCCGAGAGCTCGCGCACTTCGTACTCGTCCCCTCCTCGGAACAGCTTACTGTCGAGGGGACACGTGGGACGCGTGCGGAACAGCAGAGTCGGAATCCGCTGCCCCGTCCGCACCAGGACCTCATGCGTGAGTTCCGAGACGGGATGGCAATCGGGTATGCCCTCGACGACACCGGCGAGGCCGAAGACGTGCCGACACACATTCCACCCGGACTGCTGCCCACTCATTACGGCCGGTTCGGAACAACCGGCTCTGGGAAGTCGAAAGCCATCATCAACGATATGCTGTCGCTGTACGACAACACCGAGGGGCCGACGATCCTCATCATCCCGAAAAACGACGATATGGCCCAGAATTATATGCGAGCTCACGCGCGTCGGTTCGGAATGACCGACCTCGAAGAGAACGTCGTCCACTTCCCGATTCCGGACGTCCTCCCCGGGTTCTCGTTTTTTGATCTCGAACCGTCGATGGAGAGCGGACGACGCCGCGAAGACGCCGTCCAACGGAAGGCCGACCACTACGAAGAGATTTTGAAGCTCGTGATGGGAACCGACCGCTACGAGCGGGCGACTGTAGCCCCGAATCTCATCAAGACACTCATCAAGGCACTGTTCGACGAGGAATACGGCCGTGAGAACGGGCTATACCGAGCGTCGACGGACTACTTCGCCCACCGACAGCTCGAACACGTCGTCGACCAACTCTGGGAGGCCGGGCCACCGAACGAGAACATCGGCGACGCCCCACGGTCGAGCGACGAGGAAGTCACTCGAACGATTCGACGGCAGCTCCAATTAGATTCGAACACATTCGCGAACGTGATGGGTGGTGTCGGAAATCGCCTTGCGTATATTTCACAGGATACGCACCTGCGGCAGATTTTCAACAATACCGAGAACCAGTTCGACTTTCGGGATGTCCTCGATGAGGATACGGTCATCCTCTTCGACCTCGGCGACCTCCGCGACGACGCCGCCCGGATTATGACCGGTGTGATCCTGACGAATCTCGATGCAGCTCTCAAAGATCGCAAACAGGCGCTCTCCCAGCACCCGGACGACTACGTCGTGAACTTGCTCGTCGACGAGGCAGCGTCGGTCGTGGTCTCCGACATCATGAACGATCTCCTCGAGAAGGGGCGGGGCTTTCGCCTCTCTGTTGGTCTGTCGATGCAGTTCCCCGAACAGATGGAGGCCGAAGGTGGGCGGAAAATCTACCTGAACGCTCTGAACAACATCGGCAGTTCGCTCATCGGGAAAATCAACGTCGACCGAGAACTGGCGCGGGCAATGGCCCACGAAGAGATGGACCCCGCGGATTTCGCCAATCGGATTCGTTCGTTGCCGCGCGGAGAGTGGATCGCCAGCCTGCCGAGCCCGACGTTCGGTGAAACGGGGCCGTATCCGTTCAGTCTCGAACCACTCCCGATCCCACCGGGCCACCCCGAGAGCGAATCCCCGCTCACTGAGCGTGAAGAGGAGCAGTTCACTGAAACGCTCTCCTCGATGCACGGGCACATCAGCGACGAACACGGCGTGCCGGCCGCAACAGACACCTCAACAACGAGCACACCTGCCGACGGACACGAGGTCCTCGATATCGCGAGCGACGACCTGGACGTCGCGATTGCGAAAGTGGTTCGGAGTCTGCAGCTTCGAGAGGGCTGCCATGAGGAGAACGGCTGGGTGGCTGTCGAAGCAGTTGACGACAAACTCAGACGGCTCTTCGACGACGTCGACGCCGAGCCGCCATCGTATGATGCACTCGCGGACATTCGAGAACGATCACGATATCTCGATACGACCGTCGATATCGACGCCGACGAGCTCCGCATCCGGCTCACTGAAGCCGGAGAAGAGGTCTCGACACCCGATACTGGTAGCGTGCAGGCCGCCGGTGGGAGTGCCCACGACGCAGCACTCCTCCAGATCGAAGAAGAGCTCACCGCACTCGGCTTCACCGTCTCGATTCTCGCACAGGATGGCAGCGAGAAACCGGACGCGAGGGCGAGCCACCCCGACGTTGACGACCGATTCGCCATCGAAGTCGAAACGACGACACCCGAGAATCCCGCAAAGGTACTCACGAATCTCCGGAAAGCCCAAGAAGCAGGGGATATCCCACTGTTTGTCGTTCGACCAGGAAACGACGAAACTGAGTGGGCCAAGCGCGTTGACGGCATTCTCACACCACCGGTTCGAGAGCTACAGAGCGGTGAGACACGGTTCTACACGACTGACTCGAATCTCACGTTCAACGGCGGCGCAACCGAAGAGGGTGGAGTGACAGCCGTACGACCGGCGACCGACGACGAGAACGGGACCCAGAACATCTGGGAGCGTGATGGCGACGAAATCGTCCTTCGTGATGCCAGCGGGACGGAACACATCCGCCTCCCGTCGCTTGAAAAACTCTCGAAAGATCGTGTTCCAGCTATCTACAGCTACGATCACGCTGCCGACGAGTACGTCGTTTATGAGCCCGGTGAGCAGCACATCTACGAGACGAAATCGGCGTTCGAGGACGATTGGGTGCGTGTCAAGAAGCCATTCGTTCCCGAAGCCGAACTCCCCGTACCAGACTACACACGTTCGACGTACGGCATCGTTATCCTTCACGATGAGGCGGAATCGGTCGTGTATGAAGATGGTGAGAAGCGGCCACTCTCGGCAATCACCGACGGGGCACTCCGTCCCGCACCGCCCGAATCGGCCGCCGCTGACGAACCACGTAGTCAGACCGACCAGGCAGATGAGCCGGTCGAAGAGAAGCAGAAAGACCCATCACCACCGTCGTTCAAAGCGTTCGTCGACGAATATCTCGTCCAAGACCCGGATGAAGCCGTGCCGAAAGACGATGTATTCAGTCTCTATACCGACTGGGCAGAGGCACACGGCATCGACGACCCGCTGAATAAGAGCTGGTTCACACGGAAGCTCAACTCCCACATCGAGGTGGACTCCACGAAGAAGCGAATCGACGGGGAACCCGTCCGGCATTACACTGGTGTCCGCATCCGGTCTGAAGAAGAATCTGAGTCATGA
- a CDS encoding transposase — protein MSKTVTKTLQATLATPTTGKEQRLQRLLDTYRDALQDAFDAGASTMSAVNDIVTPYDLPYQAKDALKSYVPKLRDTYNAEELDDEHPVRLVNRAAKFDYSEEREYGFVWQVPQSGRGTNFWIPLRINPEQESLWFDLLDGDATAGELRLQKYRTSWELHVTVNYSVEESTESNDSTYIGFDVGESALITGCALKRDVPREPILVNGSQARHLCKEMFTTLRRLQSRDAAEWRVDERFHHYQNALTDIVEKASRQAVEYAGSFENPVIVLEDLSYIREHLDYSKWMNRRLHNWAFARLQGRIEDKATEEGIPVKYVNAAYTSQTCHACGRLGRRSQQAEFVCPHDDCHISEFQADINAAANIAGRVDPWGESVRWEPGRDDSPQDGSACDSATVHRETSPRTGQMTLSAYSD, from the coding sequence GTGTCCAAGACGGTGACAAAAACGCTACAGGCCACGCTCGCCACACCTACAACGGGTAAAGAGCAACGCCTACAGCGTCTCTTGGACACCTACCGCGACGCACTCCAAGACGCCTTCGACGCCGGGGCAAGCACGATGTCCGCCGTCAACGACATCGTGACACCCTACGACCTGCCGTACCAAGCCAAAGACGCGCTCAAATCCTACGTTCCGAAACTTCGCGATACGTACAACGCCGAGGAGTTGGACGACGAACACCCGGTTCGGCTGGTGAACCGAGCGGCCAAGTTCGACTACTCGGAGGAGCGCGAATACGGATTCGTGTGGCAGGTTCCGCAATCCGGACGCGGGACGAACTTCTGGATTCCACTTCGGATTAATCCCGAGCAGGAATCCCTGTGGTTCGACCTACTCGATGGAGACGCGACGGCGGGCGAACTTCGGTTACAGAAATATCGCACGTCGTGGGAATTACACGTCACCGTCAACTATTCGGTCGAAGAATCGACCGAATCGAACGATTCGACGTACATCGGTTTCGACGTCGGTGAGAGTGCGTTGATTACGGGCTGTGCCCTCAAACGCGACGTACCACGGGAACCGATACTCGTCAACGGCAGTCAAGCGCGACACCTCTGCAAAGAGATGTTCACCACACTACGGCGGCTACAGTCGAGAGACGCCGCCGAGTGGCGCGTGGACGAACGCTTCCACCACTACCAGAACGCCCTCACCGATATTGTCGAGAAAGCGTCTCGGCAAGCCGTCGAATACGCCGGGTCCTTCGAGAATCCCGTTATCGTTCTCGAAGACCTGTCGTATATCCGCGAGCATCTCGACTACAGTAAGTGGATGAACCGCCGGCTCCACAACTGGGCGTTCGCTCGGTTGCAGGGTCGCATCGAAGACAAAGCGACGGAAGAAGGCATTCCAGTCAAGTACGTCAACGCAGCGTACACCTCGCAAACGTGCCACGCTTGTGGTCGTCTCGGTCGGCGGAGTCAACAAGCGGAGTTTGTGTGTCCGCACGACGACTGCCATATCTCGGAGTTCCAAGCAGATATCAACGCAGCGGCGAACATCGCCGGTCGCGTAGACCCGTGGGGAGAGAGCGTCCGTTGGGAACCCGGACGCGATGACTCGCCACAGGATGGGAGCGCCTGTGACAGCGCCACAGTCCACCGAGAGACGAGTCCGAGAACCGGACAGATGACGCTCTCGGCGTACTCGGACTGA
- a CDS encoding DUF7558 family protein has translation MQQTLTGCAFCDAPPSTETGEAHTWGEDERVTHPICVDCAIQMEPDPDERDRYACDGCGLVVDALAALTRFRVELGHLEGPLQLCARCSPGGPATYWTHDLDEHLVE, from the coding sequence ATGCAGCAGACGCTTACAGGGTGTGCGTTCTGCGACGCTCCGCCCAGCACCGAGACTGGCGAGGCCCACACCTGGGGGGAAGATGAGCGGGTCACCCACCCTATCTGCGTCGACTGCGCGATCCAGATGGAGCCGGATCCCGACGAGCGCGATCGCTACGCCTGCGATGGCTGTGGGCTCGTCGTCGACGCCCTCGCGGCGCTCACGCGCTTCCGTGTGGAACTCGGCCATCTCGAGGGGCCGCTGCAGCTGTGTGCGCGATGTAGTCCTGGCGGGCCCGCGACGTACTGGACGCACGACCTCGATGAGCATCTCGTTGAGTGA